Proteins encoded by one window of Candidatus Poribacteria bacterium:
- the rpoN gene encoding RNA polymerase factor sigma-54: MYKAQLTQTPQLTQKTSITPRLQQALKVLNMPLQELTHFIRQELEQNPFLELEDDDEVVPTLEEELDPTPEWNEPEGNLDQEDTAVDIDWEMAFEDRISLSDRMNTKHADPDEPPPDVVYECSLHDHLAEQLDLASADIIRTEMEHTIAEHILGNLNDDGKLELKLFQIPCESLTTLNAGEISAELHTIIQKGLQAATGNNNITFSKTATIARKKTTRASAENEGAPINCTWQINDPDNNKTYTIIYEHTFGNCKPTLNVYQLTLEDIAEAVGCETTLVETVLREIQDNFEPLGIAHRDTREALLIQIRNQKPEEIRAVAENLDGELWQCESFGNQKMFVQSLAQEIIENYFDAFLNQQWHCIAKALKIDIVVIDTVVKWIGRLSPYPGRYFTDPMTHSLKKSSHADTITPDVEIQYLNGKYQAISVDSYIPRLQINPYYLNLMRNRQDTLDTEAKEWIEKRYRDASNLLSSLAQRGSTIARVTEAIFEVQTEFLTKGVKSIKPLTLKTIADRIGVHESTVSRVTSNKYVQTPHGMYPLRFFFSNELATTQGEAISAKQVKNLIQEMVDAETPNKPLSDQAISNALKTKGILLARRTVQKYRDELGIPTSRERSAVHAGNRTH; this comes from the coding sequence ATGTACAAAGCGCAACTTACCCAGACCCCTCAGCTGACGCAAAAAACGTCTATCACGCCCAGGTTACAGCAAGCACTTAAAGTGCTGAATATGCCGCTGCAAGAACTAACACATTTTATTCGCCAAGAACTTGAGCAGAATCCGTTTCTTGAACTTGAAGACGATGACGAAGTCGTACCTACCCTTGAAGAAGAATTAGACCCAACACCCGAATGGAACGAGCCTGAAGGCAATCTTGATCAGGAAGATACCGCTGTTGATATTGATTGGGAAATGGCTTTTGAGGACCGCATCTCGCTCAGTGACCGAATGAATACTAAACACGCAGACCCTGATGAACCGCCGCCAGATGTCGTATACGAGTGTTCCCTGCACGATCACCTTGCTGAGCAACTTGACCTTGCTTCTGCCGATATCATCAGGACGGAGATGGAACACACTATTGCAGAACACATTCTTGGGAACTTGAACGACGATGGGAAACTGGAACTCAAACTGTTTCAAATTCCCTGCGAGTCCTTAACCACATTGAATGCAGGAGAGATCTCAGCAGAATTACACACTATCATTCAAAAAGGTTTACAAGCCGCAACGGGTAATAATAATATCACATTTTCAAAAACCGCTACAATCGCAAGGAAAAAGACAACGCGCGCGTCCGCCGAAAACGAAGGGGCACCTATAAACTGCACATGGCAAATCAACGATCCAGACAATAACAAGACTTATACCATCATATATGAACATACATTCGGAAATTGCAAACCCACTCTGAATGTCTATCAACTCACGTTGGAAGATATTGCCGAAGCCGTCGGATGTGAAACGACCCTCGTTGAAACTGTGCTTCGCGAGATACAAGACAACTTTGAACCCCTCGGTATCGCACATCGAGATACAAGAGAGGCATTGCTCATTCAGATACGCAATCAGAAGCCAGAAGAGATACGCGCAGTCGCGGAAAACTTGGACGGAGAACTGTGGCAGTGTGAAAGTTTTGGAAATCAAAAGATGTTTGTGCAATCTCTCGCACAAGAGATTATCGAAAACTACTTCGACGCTTTTCTCAATCAGCAATGGCACTGCATCGCAAAGGCATTAAAAATTGACATCGTGGTTATTGATACAGTTGTCAAGTGGATAGGAAGACTGTCGCCTTATCCAGGTCGCTACTTCACCGATCCAATGACGCACTCGCTTAAGAAAAGTTCTCATGCGGACACCATTACGCCAGACGTGGAGATACAGTACCTCAACGGCAAATATCAGGCTATCTCTGTAGACAGCTATATACCCCGCTTACAGATAAATCCTTACTATCTCAATCTGATGCGAAATCGGCAAGATACGCTTGATACTGAGGCAAAGGAATGGATAGAAAAACGCTATCGTGATGCCTCAAATTTGCTCAGCAGCCTTGCCCAGCGCGGTAGCACAATCGCCCGAGTCACCGAGGCAATTTTTGAGGTACAGACAGAATTCCTGACAAAAGGGGTTAAAAGCATCAAACCTTTAACACTCAAAACGATTGCTGACAGAATAGGAGTCCACGAATCAACTGTCAGTCGAGTGACAAGCAATAAATACGTGCAAACGCCACACGGCATGTATCCGCTACGATTTTTCTTTAGTAATGAATTAGCAACAACACAAGGCGAAGCGATCTCTGCCAAACAAGTGAAAAACCTCATTCAAGAGATGGTCGATGCTGAGACACCGAACAAACCGCTGAGTGATCAAGCGATCAGTAATGCCCTAAAAACAAAAGGGATTCTATTAGCGAGGCGGACTGTTCAGAAATATCGGGACGAGTTAGGTATTCCGACATCACGTGAAAGGTCCGCTGTCCACGCAGGGAATCGTACGCATTGA